CTTAAGGCCATCAATCAGATAACGCACATTAAAGGCAATCTCAAGGTCAGCCCCTGAAATCTGTGCTGGAAGCGCCTCTTCACCACTTCCTACATCCTGGGCTTCAACGGCGAGGTGGAGCTTTTGATCGGCGCTGTTGAGGCGGAATTTCACAATATTGTTTTTCTGATCGGCCAGCACCGCTACCCGCTCAATACTACTAATGAGCGATCGCCGCTCCAGGGTCACATCCCGGCTAAATTGTCGGGGGATGAGCTGATGGTAGGCCGGATAAGCCCCCTCTAATTTGCGACTGGTCAAGCGCTGGTGATTTACCTCAAAGATCACTTGGCTGTCATCTAAGTGCAGGGCAATCAAATCACTTTCATTGGCGGTAGTCAACATCCGCTCCAGTTCCCGCAGCGCCCGAGCCGGGATTGTCAAAGCAAAATCTTCTAGGGTCGGCGCGGGCAACTTACTCGGTTCGGCCTCCGTATTCGTTTCTGGATTTGCCTGGTCACTGGTTTCCACAAGGGCTAAACGGTGACCATCAGTGGCGGCGAATTCGAGGCAATCTTGGCGATGGGTAACATGCACTCCGGTTAAGACCTGTTTTGTTTCATCGGGGCTGGCCGCAAAAAGCACTCCCCCAAGACCCTCGCTTAAGGCGATCGCCGGGAGCATCAGCTTTTTGCCATCCTGAATTGTTGGTAATTCCGGAAATTCCTCTGCCCCCATACCTCGGATCTGAAAACGCCCCGTTGCCGCCGTGAGAGTTGCTTGGGCATCCCCCTGGGCGAGAGAGTCAAGCGGGCAGCTCAAGGTCACTTCCCCTTCCGGTAGGCGAGAAACAATATCATTGAGCAGTTTAGCTGGCAGGGTTAAAGTCCCCCCTTCAATGACCTGGGCCGGGAAACTGGTACGAATTCCGAGGCTGAGATCAAAGGCAGTCAGTTGAATTTGATGACGGCTTGCATCCGCAGTCAACA
The nucleotide sequence above comes from [Synechococcus] sp. NIES-970. Encoded proteins:
- the dnaN gene encoding DNA polymerase III, beta subunit, with the translated sequence MKFICSQSDLNSQLSLVGRAVPSRPTHPILGNVLLTADASRHQIQLTAFDLSLGIRTSFPAQVIEGGTLTLPAKLLNDIVSRLPEGEVTLSCPLDSLAQGDAQATLTAATGRFQIRGMGAEEFPELPTIQDGKKLMLPAIALSEGLGGVLFAASPDETKQVLTGVHVTHRQDCLEFAATDGHRLALVETSDQANPETNTEAEPSKLPAPTLEDFALTIPARALRELERMLTTANESDLIALHLDDSQVIFEVNHQRLTSRKLEGAYPAYHQLIPRQFSRDVTLERRSLISSIERVAVLADQKNNIVKFRLNSADQKLHLAVEAQDVGSGEEALPAQISGADLEIAFNVRYLIDGLKALPSNEIKMQLNENNQPVIFTPLGPIQMTYLIMPVQIRN